In one window of Apis mellifera strain DH4 linkage group LG12, Amel_HAv3.1, whole genome shotgun sequence DNA:
- the FAR1 gene encoding fatty acyl-CoA reductase 1 isoform X1, whose protein sequence is MSTISDNQCTSVRDFYKDRSIFITGGTGFMGKVLVEKLLRSCPGIKNIYILMRPKKSQDIQQRLQKLLDVPLFDKLRRDTPDELLKIIPIAGDVTEHELGISEADQNVIIRDVSIVFHSAATVKFDEPLKRSVHINMIGTKQLLNLCHRMHNLEALIHVSTAYCNCDRYDVAEEIYPVSAEPEEIMALTKLMDSQMIDNITPTLIGNRPNTYTFTKALTERMLQSECGHLPIAIVRPSIVLSSFREPVSGWVDNLNGPTGIVAAAGKGFFRSMLCQKNMVADLVPVDIVINLMICTAWRTATNRTKTIPIYHCCTGQQNPITWQQFVELILKYNRMHPPNDTIWWPDGKCHTFAIVNNVCKLFQHLLPAHILDFIFRLRGKPAIMVGLHEKIDKAVKCLEYFTMQQWNFRDDNVRQLSGELSPEDRQIFMFDVKQIDWPSYLEQYILGIRQFIIKDSPETLPAARSHIKKLYWIQKVVEFGMLLVVLRFLLLRIPMAQSACFTLLSAILRMCRMIV, encoded by the exons ATGAGCACAATAAGCGACAACCAATGTACGTCAGTGAGAGATTTCTACAAGGACAGATCTATCTTCATCACCGGTGGTACCGGATTTATGGGCAAAGTTCTCGTTGAGAAATTACTCAGATCTTGTCCCGGAATAAAGAACATTTATATTCTGATGAGACCTAAGAAGAGTCAGGATATTCAACAGAGGTTGCAGAAATTGTTAGATGTGCCG CTGTTCGATAAATTGCGTCGGGACACTCCTGATGAACTTTTGAAGATAATCCCTATAGCTGGAGACGTGACGGAGCATGAATTGGGCATCTCAGAAGCTGatcaaaatgttataataagaGACGTGTCGATCGTTTTTCATTCTGCTGCCACTGTGAAATTCGACGAACCGTTGAAGCGTTCGGTTCACATCAATATGATCGGCACTAAACAACTGTTAAACTTGTGCCATCGTATGCACAATTTAgag GCTCTGATTCATGTTTCAACGGCATATTGTAATTGTGACCGCTACGATGTCGCTGAGGAGATTTATCCTGTGTCGGCGGAACCAGAAGAAATAATGGCTTTAACGAAATTAATGGATAGCCAGATGATTGATAATATAACACCGACTTTGATCGGTAATCGGCCGAATACATATACGTTTACCAAAGCTCTGACTGAAAGGATGTTGCAATCCGAATGTGGCCACTTGCCGATTGCAATTGTAAGACCCTCTATCGTTCTTTCCTCGTTTAGAGAACCAGTATCTGGATGGGTGGACAATTTAAATGGACCAACTGGAATTGTTGCCGCTGCTGGCAAAGGTTTCTTCag aTCTATGTTGTGTCAGAAAAATATGGTGGCAGATTTAGTGCCAGTCGACATAGTAATAAACTTGATGATTTGCACGGCATGGAGGACCGCGACAAATCGCACGAAAACAATTCCCATATATCATTGTTGTACAGGTCAACAGAATCCAATCACCTGGCAGCAGTTCGTTGAactgatattaaaatacaatcgaATGCATCCACCGAATGACACTATTTGGTGGCCGGATGGCAAATGCCATACATTCGCCATAGTGAACAATGTATGCAAGCTCTTCCAGCACCTTTTACCGGCGCATATTTTGGACTTCATTTTTCGACTGAGAGGCAAACCAGCCATTATGGTTGGTCTACATGAGAAAATCGATAAGGCTGTCAAATGCTTAGAGTACTTTACTATGCAACAATGGAATTTCAGAGATGACAATGTTCGACAATTGAGCGGAGAACTTAGCCCCGAAGATCGGCAAATTTTTATGTTCGATGTCAAACAAATTGATTGGCCATCGTATTTGGAACAATACATATTGGGAATTCGGCAGTTCATTATTAAGGACAGTCCGGAGACACTGCCAGCTGCTCGTTcacatattaaaaa attATATTGGATTCAAAAAGTTGTAGAATTCGGGATGCTATTAGTGGTGCTGCGTTTTTTGTTGTTGCGCATACCTATGGCCCAAAGCGCATGTTTTACACTATTGTCTGCCATATTACGCATGTGTCGTATGATTGTTTGA
- the LOC411361 gene encoding uncharacterized protein LOC411361 isoform X3, translated as MSVNDTSIGLRVYRKNRKIRNKMPQRVKSVSNENKTQIKEEASTSSVLSENTSDDDPNVAEVVLSNKGGPKLIHHGYMYTLHKKQPYNIRWRCVGRTMHCRGSLITTTSCTKPRVRMEHNHKPDFAAAQVARKRYLALGKPCVLTNIEGNTDNSINVPQRVVHIENDLPEEKKERRPKTRATSRKILQSPSSSNSTGKTIRIAAQSLVRSHIRNIAPAPISQQQQQQRQPKTLVLKTIPLKVKQVAPTTIKMPPRQTSQGVPHNIVHQQPTEVCLRWNSYHSNMQNSFPSLLDSEQFVDVTLACEGRSLKCHKMILSSCSDYLADLLRENPCQHPIILMKDLKFWEVEALVKFMYRGEVNVAHDKLPQLLNAAEALQVKGLAGPNPSSQNSKPPLLIPQSKPIISQPVSRIASETKEKASTSGVSTLSSPKRVQKRQHSEPIEPKPFTKIRLQRPVTPTSPTTTVKLEPLDIPLSPTEIFPENNEDSSTPSNFDKLMSLHEEDDPGGNEAIDGEREINFCEIPEPPDINDSEDQMEFVPTDFLEQEQDIVEETEIATNKDCKEETREDSSVELEGNGVKKEQCSKEKKPV; from the exons ATGTCT GTCAATGACACAAGTATTGGATTGAGAGTTTAcaggaaaaatagaaaaataaggaACAAGATGCCGCAACGTGTTAAAAGTGTGTCTAACGAAAACAAAACACAAATCAAGGAAGAAGCTTCCACATCGTCCGTTCTTTCTGAGAATACCAGTGACGATGACCCAAATGTAGCCGAA GTTGTATTATCAAACAAGGGAGGACCGAAATTAATTCATCATGGCTATATGTACACATTGCATAAAAAGCAACCATACAATATCCGATGGAGATGCGTCGGCAGAACTATGCACTGTAGAGGCAGTCTTATCACAACTACGAGTTGCACGAAGCCAAGGGTGCGTATGGAACACAATCATAAACCAGATTTTGCGGCTGCTCAAGTTGCCAGGAAACGTTACTTGGCTCTTGGTAAACCTTGTGTGCTAACGA atattgaaGGGAATACTGACAATTCCATAAACGTACCACAACGAGTAGTTCACATAGAAAATGATTTAccagaggagaaaaaagagaggagaccGAAGACACGAGCCACGTCTAGAAAAA tattaCAATCACCTTCTTCGAGTAATTCAACTGGCAAAACTATAAGAATAGCAGCGCAGTCCTTGGTAAGATCTCATATTAGAAACATTGCACCAGCACCTATATcacagcagcaacaacagcaacgTCAACCAAAGACTCTTGTGTTAAAAACAATTCCCTTAAAAGTAAAGCAGGTTGCACCTACAACTATTAAAATGCCACCACGACAAACTAGTCAAGGAGTACCTCATAATATTGTACATCAACAACCTACAGAG gtTTGTTTGAGATGGAACAGTTATCATAGTAATATGCAAAACAGTTTTCCATCTTTATTGGATTCTGAACAATTTGTTGATGTTACATTGGCTTGTGAAGGCCGTTCGTTAAAGTGtcataaaatgatattgtcATCTTGTAGCGATTATCTCGCAGATTTATTACGAGAAAACCCATGTCAACATccgattattttaatgaaagatcTTAAATTTTGGGAAGTTGAAGCACTAGTCAAATTCATGTATCGCGGAGAAGTAAATGTAGCTCATGATAAATTACCCCAACTATTGAATGCAGCTGAGGCATTACAAGTGAAAGGATTAGCTGGACCCAATCCTTCTTCACAG aattcaaaACCACCTTTACTTATTCCACAATCAAAGCCAATAATATCTCAACCAGTTTCGCGAATCGCTTCAGAGACCAAAGAGAAAGCTTCCACTTCCGGAGTTTCTACGCTTTCTAGTCCTAAACGTGTGCAAAAACGACAACATTCAGAACCAATTGAACCAAAACCCTTTACTAAAATACGTTTACAACGACCTGTTACACCTACATCACCGACTACTACTGTTAAACTTGAACCTTTAGATATTCCTCTTAGTCCTACAGAGATATTTCctgaaaataatgaagataGTTCAACTCCGTCGAACTTTGACAAACTTATGAGTTTACATGAAGAAGATGATCCAGGTGGTAATGAAGCTATTGATggtgaaagagaaattaatttctgtgAGATACCTGAACCGCCCGATATAAATGATAGCGAAGATCAAATGGAATTCGTACCTACGGACTTTTTAGAACAGGAACAAGATATAGTCGAAGAAACTGAAATAGCCACGAACAAAGATTGCAAAGAAGAAACCAGAGAGGATAGTTCAGTTGAACTTGAAGGAAATGGagtgaaaaaagaacaatgttcaaaagaaaaaaaaccagTTTAG
- the LOC411361 gene encoding uncharacterized protein LOC411361 isoform X4 gives MPQRVKSVSNENKTQIKEEASTSSVLSENTSDDDPNVAEVVLSNKGGPKLIHHGYMYTLHKKQPYNIRWRCVGRTMHCRGSLITTTSCTKPRVRMEHNHKPDFAAAQVARKRYLALGKPCVLTNIEGNTDNSINVPQRVVHIENDLPEEKKERRPKTRATSRKILQSPSSSNSTGKTIRIAAQSLVRSHIRNIAPAPISQQQQQQRQPKTLVLKTIPLKVKQVAPTTIKMPPRQTSQGVPHNIVHQQPTEVCLRWNSYHSNMQNSFPSLLDSEQFVDVTLACEGRSLKCHKMILSSCSDYLADLLRENPCQHPIILMKDLKFWEVEALVKFMYRGEVNVAHDKLPQLLNAAEALQVKGLAGPNPSSQNSKPPLLIPQSKPIISQPVSRIASETKEKASTSGVSTLSSPKRVQKRQHSEPIEPKPFTKIRLQRPVTPTSPTTTVKLEPLDIPLSPTEIFPENNEDSSTPSNFDKLMSLHEEDDPGGNEAIDGEREINFCEIPEPPDINDSEDQMEFVPTDFLEQEQDIVEETEIATNKDCKEETREDSSVELEGNGVKKEQCSKEKKPV, from the exons ATGCCGCAACGTGTTAAAAGTGTGTCTAACGAAAACAAAACACAAATCAAGGAAGAAGCTTCCACATCGTCCGTTCTTTCTGAGAATACCAGTGACGATGACCCAAATGTAGCCGAA GTTGTATTATCAAACAAGGGAGGACCGAAATTAATTCATCATGGCTATATGTACACATTGCATAAAAAGCAACCATACAATATCCGATGGAGATGCGTCGGCAGAACTATGCACTGTAGAGGCAGTCTTATCACAACTACGAGTTGCACGAAGCCAAGGGTGCGTATGGAACACAATCATAAACCAGATTTTGCGGCTGCTCAAGTTGCCAGGAAACGTTACTTGGCTCTTGGTAAACCTTGTGTGCTAACGA atattgaaGGGAATACTGACAATTCCATAAACGTACCACAACGAGTAGTTCACATAGAAAATGATTTAccagaggagaaaaaagagaggagaccGAAGACACGAGCCACGTCTAGAAAAA tattaCAATCACCTTCTTCGAGTAATTCAACTGGCAAAACTATAAGAATAGCAGCGCAGTCCTTGGTAAGATCTCATATTAGAAACATTGCACCAGCACCTATATcacagcagcaacaacagcaacgTCAACCAAAGACTCTTGTGTTAAAAACAATTCCCTTAAAAGTAAAGCAGGTTGCACCTACAACTATTAAAATGCCACCACGACAAACTAGTCAAGGAGTACCTCATAATATTGTACATCAACAACCTACAGAG gtTTGTTTGAGATGGAACAGTTATCATAGTAATATGCAAAACAGTTTTCCATCTTTATTGGATTCTGAACAATTTGTTGATGTTACATTGGCTTGTGAAGGCCGTTCGTTAAAGTGtcataaaatgatattgtcATCTTGTAGCGATTATCTCGCAGATTTATTACGAGAAAACCCATGTCAACATccgattattttaatgaaagatcTTAAATTTTGGGAAGTTGAAGCACTAGTCAAATTCATGTATCGCGGAGAAGTAAATGTAGCTCATGATAAATTACCCCAACTATTGAATGCAGCTGAGGCATTACAAGTGAAAGGATTAGCTGGACCCAATCCTTCTTCACAG aattcaaaACCACCTTTACTTATTCCACAATCAAAGCCAATAATATCTCAACCAGTTTCGCGAATCGCTTCAGAGACCAAAGAGAAAGCTTCCACTTCCGGAGTTTCTACGCTTTCTAGTCCTAAACGTGTGCAAAAACGACAACATTCAGAACCAATTGAACCAAAACCCTTTACTAAAATACGTTTACAACGACCTGTTACACCTACATCACCGACTACTACTGTTAAACTTGAACCTTTAGATATTCCTCTTAGTCCTACAGAGATATTTCctgaaaataatgaagataGTTCAACTCCGTCGAACTTTGACAAACTTATGAGTTTACATGAAGAAGATGATCCAGGTGGTAATGAAGCTATTGATggtgaaagagaaattaatttctgtgAGATACCTGAACCGCCCGATATAAATGATAGCGAAGATCAAATGGAATTCGTACCTACGGACTTTTTAGAACAGGAACAAGATATAGTCGAAGAAACTGAAATAGCCACGAACAAAGATTGCAAAGAAGAAACCAGAGAGGATAGTTCAGTTGAACTTGAAGGAAATGGagtgaaaaaagaacaatgttcaaaagaaaaaaaaccagTTTAG
- the LOC411361 gene encoding uncharacterized protein LOC411361 isoform X1, which translates to MTKKRGTKTQGKKAQRENALRSWRGGQVVSSATRTKTTATTAGRLVLVACKDTVKLTSRQLLQGQQPNRNCNRSVTTSSNEDIVEAIRLEDIAMKQEPEDEKDFYLEAAELPSLSPSTNRHAGATHRVRSHTRSLRAMTNPSAVWAHFDLCANDPLRAQCRICGAVVVRGGANPRQCGTTNLHRHLRVHHGGRLIGSHYHVLQSPSSSNSTGKTIRIAAQSLVRSHIRNIAPAPISQQQQQQRQPKTLVLKTIPLKVKQVAPTTIKMPPRQTSQGVPHNIVHQQPTEVCLRWNSYHSNMQNSFPSLLDSEQFVDVTLACEGRSLKCHKMILSSCSDYLADLLRENPCQHPIILMKDLKFWEVEALVKFMYRGEVNVAHDKLPQLLNAAEALQVKGLAGPNPSSQNSKPPLLIPQSKPIISQPVSRIASETKEKASTSGVSTLSSPKRVQKRQHSEPIEPKPFTKIRLQRPVTPTSPTTTVKLEPLDIPLSPTEIFPENNEDSSTPSNFDKLMSLHEEDDPGGNEAIDGEREINFCEIPEPPDINDSEDQMEFVPTDFLEQEQDIVEETEIATNKDCKEETREDSSVELEGNGVKKEQCSKEKKPV; encoded by the exons ATGACaaaaaagagaggaacaaAGACACAAGGAAAAAAAGCACAGAG AGAAAACGCGCTGCGAAGTTGGCGTGGAGGTCAAGTCGTAAGCAGCGCGACAAGAACGAAGACGACGGCTACAACGGCGGGTCGGCTTGTACTGGTGGCCTGCAAGGACACCGTGAAGCTGACTAGCCGCCAACTCCTGCAGGGACAGCAACCTAATCGAAATTGCAACAGATCGGTCACCACGTCTTCCAACGAGGATATCGTGGAGGCCATTCGGCTCGAGGATATCGCAATGAAGCAAGAACCTgaagatgaaaaagatttttatttagaggCGGCTGAATTGCCATCTCTATCACCTTCGACTAATCGTCATGCAGGTGCTACACACCGTGTTCGTTCCCATACACGTAGCCTTCGTGCGATGACAAATCCAAGCGCAGTTTGGGCACATTTTGATCTATGTGCAAATGATCCTTTGCGAGCTCAATGTCGAATTTGCGGTGCGGTTGTTGTCAGAGGCGGAGCGAATCCACGCCAATGCGGTACAACGAATCTTCATCGACATCTTAGAGTACATCACGGTGGCAGACTCATTGGCAGTCATTATCACG tattaCAATCACCTTCTTCGAGTAATTCAACTGGCAAAACTATAAGAATAGCAGCGCAGTCCTTGGTAAGATCTCATATTAGAAACATTGCACCAGCACCTATATcacagcagcaacaacagcaacgTCAACCAAAGACTCTTGTGTTAAAAACAATTCCCTTAAAAGTAAAGCAGGTTGCACCTACAACTATTAAAATGCCACCACGACAAACTAGTCAAGGAGTACCTCATAATATTGTACATCAACAACCTACAGAG gtTTGTTTGAGATGGAACAGTTATCATAGTAATATGCAAAACAGTTTTCCATCTTTATTGGATTCTGAACAATTTGTTGATGTTACATTGGCTTGTGAAGGCCGTTCGTTAAAGTGtcataaaatgatattgtcATCTTGTAGCGATTATCTCGCAGATTTATTACGAGAAAACCCATGTCAACATccgattattttaatgaaagatcTTAAATTTTGGGAAGTTGAAGCACTAGTCAAATTCATGTATCGCGGAGAAGTAAATGTAGCTCATGATAAATTACCCCAACTATTGAATGCAGCTGAGGCATTACAAGTGAAAGGATTAGCTGGACCCAATCCTTCTTCACAG aattcaaaACCACCTTTACTTATTCCACAATCAAAGCCAATAATATCTCAACCAGTTTCGCGAATCGCTTCAGAGACCAAAGAGAAAGCTTCCACTTCCGGAGTTTCTACGCTTTCTAGTCCTAAACGTGTGCAAAAACGACAACATTCAGAACCAATTGAACCAAAACCCTTTACTAAAATACGTTTACAACGACCTGTTACACCTACATCACCGACTACTACTGTTAAACTTGAACCTTTAGATATTCCTCTTAGTCCTACAGAGATATTTCctgaaaataatgaagataGTTCAACTCCGTCGAACTTTGACAAACTTATGAGTTTACATGAAGAAGATGATCCAGGTGGTAATGAAGCTATTGATggtgaaagagaaattaatttctgtgAGATACCTGAACCGCCCGATATAAATGATAGCGAAGATCAAATGGAATTCGTACCTACGGACTTTTTAGAACAGGAACAAGATATAGTCGAAGAAACTGAAATAGCCACGAACAAAGATTGCAAAGAAGAAACCAGAGAGGATAGTTCAGTTGAACTTGAAGGAAATGGagtgaaaaaagaacaatgttcaaaagaaaaaaaaccagTTTAG
- the LOC411361 gene encoding uncharacterized protein LOC411361 isoform X2: MYFIYSLENALRSWRGGQVVSSATRTKTTATTAGRLVLVACKDTVKLTSRQLLQGQQPNRNCNRSVTTSSNEDIVEAIRLEDIAMKQEPEDEKDFYLEAAELPSLSPSTNRHAGATHRVRSHTRSLRAMTNPSAVWAHFDLCANDPLRAQCRICGAVVVRGGANPRQCGTTNLHRHLRVHHGGRLIGSHYHVLQSPSSSNSTGKTIRIAAQSLVRSHIRNIAPAPISQQQQQQRQPKTLVLKTIPLKVKQVAPTTIKMPPRQTSQGVPHNIVHQQPTEVCLRWNSYHSNMQNSFPSLLDSEQFVDVTLACEGRSLKCHKMILSSCSDYLADLLRENPCQHPIILMKDLKFWEVEALVKFMYRGEVNVAHDKLPQLLNAAEALQVKGLAGPNPSSQNSKPPLLIPQSKPIISQPVSRIASETKEKASTSGVSTLSSPKRVQKRQHSEPIEPKPFTKIRLQRPVTPTSPTTTVKLEPLDIPLSPTEIFPENNEDSSTPSNFDKLMSLHEEDDPGGNEAIDGEREINFCEIPEPPDINDSEDQMEFVPTDFLEQEQDIVEETEIATNKDCKEETREDSSVELEGNGVKKEQCSKEKKPV; encoded by the exons ATGTATTTTATCTACTCACT AGAAAACGCGCTGCGAAGTTGGCGTGGAGGTCAAGTCGTAAGCAGCGCGACAAGAACGAAGACGACGGCTACAACGGCGGGTCGGCTTGTACTGGTGGCCTGCAAGGACACCGTGAAGCTGACTAGCCGCCAACTCCTGCAGGGACAGCAACCTAATCGAAATTGCAACAGATCGGTCACCACGTCTTCCAACGAGGATATCGTGGAGGCCATTCGGCTCGAGGATATCGCAATGAAGCAAGAACCTgaagatgaaaaagatttttatttagaggCGGCTGAATTGCCATCTCTATCACCTTCGACTAATCGTCATGCAGGTGCTACACACCGTGTTCGTTCCCATACACGTAGCCTTCGTGCGATGACAAATCCAAGCGCAGTTTGGGCACATTTTGATCTATGTGCAAATGATCCTTTGCGAGCTCAATGTCGAATTTGCGGTGCGGTTGTTGTCAGAGGCGGAGCGAATCCACGCCAATGCGGTACAACGAATCTTCATCGACATCTTAGAGTACATCACGGTGGCAGACTCATTGGCAGTCATTATCACG tattaCAATCACCTTCTTCGAGTAATTCAACTGGCAAAACTATAAGAATAGCAGCGCAGTCCTTGGTAAGATCTCATATTAGAAACATTGCACCAGCACCTATATcacagcagcaacaacagcaacgTCAACCAAAGACTCTTGTGTTAAAAACAATTCCCTTAAAAGTAAAGCAGGTTGCACCTACAACTATTAAAATGCCACCACGACAAACTAGTCAAGGAGTACCTCATAATATTGTACATCAACAACCTACAGAG gtTTGTTTGAGATGGAACAGTTATCATAGTAATATGCAAAACAGTTTTCCATCTTTATTGGATTCTGAACAATTTGTTGATGTTACATTGGCTTGTGAAGGCCGTTCGTTAAAGTGtcataaaatgatattgtcATCTTGTAGCGATTATCTCGCAGATTTATTACGAGAAAACCCATGTCAACATccgattattttaatgaaagatcTTAAATTTTGGGAAGTTGAAGCACTAGTCAAATTCATGTATCGCGGAGAAGTAAATGTAGCTCATGATAAATTACCCCAACTATTGAATGCAGCTGAGGCATTACAAGTGAAAGGATTAGCTGGACCCAATCCTTCTTCACAG aattcaaaACCACCTTTACTTATTCCACAATCAAAGCCAATAATATCTCAACCAGTTTCGCGAATCGCTTCAGAGACCAAAGAGAAAGCTTCCACTTCCGGAGTTTCTACGCTTTCTAGTCCTAAACGTGTGCAAAAACGACAACATTCAGAACCAATTGAACCAAAACCCTTTACTAAAATACGTTTACAACGACCTGTTACACCTACATCACCGACTACTACTGTTAAACTTGAACCTTTAGATATTCCTCTTAGTCCTACAGAGATATTTCctgaaaataatgaagataGTTCAACTCCGTCGAACTTTGACAAACTTATGAGTTTACATGAAGAAGATGATCCAGGTGGTAATGAAGCTATTGATggtgaaagagaaattaatttctgtgAGATACCTGAACCGCCCGATATAAATGATAGCGAAGATCAAATGGAATTCGTACCTACGGACTTTTTAGAACAGGAACAAGATATAGTCGAAGAAACTGAAATAGCCACGAACAAAGATTGCAAAGAAGAAACCAGAGAGGATAGTTCAGTTGAACTTGAAGGAAATGGagtgaaaaaagaacaatgttcaaaagaaaaaaaaccagTTTAG
- the LOC411361 gene encoding protein tramtrack, beta isoform isoform X5, translated as MKQEPEDEKDFYLEAAELPSLSPSTNRHAGATHRVRSHTRSLRAMTNPSAVWAHFDLCANDPLRAQCRICGAVVVRGGANPRQCGTTNLHRHLRVHHGGRLIGSHYHVLQSPSSSNSTGKTIRIAAQSLVRSHIRNIAPAPISQQQQQQRQPKTLVLKTIPLKVKQVAPTTIKMPPRQTSQGVPHNIVHQQPTEVCLRWNSYHSNMQNSFPSLLDSEQFVDVTLACEGRSLKCHKMILSSCSDYLADLLRENPCQHPIILMKDLKFWEVEALVKFMYRGEVNVAHDKLPQLLNAAEALQVKGLAGPNPSSQNSKPPLLIPQSKPIISQPVSRIASETKEKASTSGVSTLSSPKRVQKRQHSEPIEPKPFTKIRLQRPVTPTSPTTTVKLEPLDIPLSPTEIFPENNEDSSTPSNFDKLMSLHEEDDPGGNEAIDGEREINFCEIPEPPDINDSEDQMEFVPTDFLEQEQDIVEETEIATNKDCKEETREDSSVELEGNGVKKEQCSKEKKPV; from the exons ATGAAGCAAGAACCTgaagatgaaaaagatttttatttagaggCGGCTGAATTGCCATCTCTATCACCTTCGACTAATCGTCATGCAGGTGCTACACACCGTGTTCGTTCCCATACACGTAGCCTTCGTGCGATGACAAATCCAAGCGCAGTTTGGGCACATTTTGATCTATGTGCAAATGATCCTTTGCGAGCTCAATGTCGAATTTGCGGTGCGGTTGTTGTCAGAGGCGGAGCGAATCCACGCCAATGCGGTACAACGAATCTTCATCGACATCTTAGAGTACATCACGGTGGCAGACTCATTGGCAGTCATTATCACG tattaCAATCACCTTCTTCGAGTAATTCAACTGGCAAAACTATAAGAATAGCAGCGCAGTCCTTGGTAAGATCTCATATTAGAAACATTGCACCAGCACCTATATcacagcagcaacaacagcaacgTCAACCAAAGACTCTTGTGTTAAAAACAATTCCCTTAAAAGTAAAGCAGGTTGCACCTACAACTATTAAAATGCCACCACGACAAACTAGTCAAGGAGTACCTCATAATATTGTACATCAACAACCTACAGAG gtTTGTTTGAGATGGAACAGTTATCATAGTAATATGCAAAACAGTTTTCCATCTTTATTGGATTCTGAACAATTTGTTGATGTTACATTGGCTTGTGAAGGCCGTTCGTTAAAGTGtcataaaatgatattgtcATCTTGTAGCGATTATCTCGCAGATTTATTACGAGAAAACCCATGTCAACATccgattattttaatgaaagatcTTAAATTTTGGGAAGTTGAAGCACTAGTCAAATTCATGTATCGCGGAGAAGTAAATGTAGCTCATGATAAATTACCCCAACTATTGAATGCAGCTGAGGCATTACAAGTGAAAGGATTAGCTGGACCCAATCCTTCTTCACAG aattcaaaACCACCTTTACTTATTCCACAATCAAAGCCAATAATATCTCAACCAGTTTCGCGAATCGCTTCAGAGACCAAAGAGAAAGCTTCCACTTCCGGAGTTTCTACGCTTTCTAGTCCTAAACGTGTGCAAAAACGACAACATTCAGAACCAATTGAACCAAAACCCTTTACTAAAATACGTTTACAACGACCTGTTACACCTACATCACCGACTACTACTGTTAAACTTGAACCTTTAGATATTCCTCTTAGTCCTACAGAGATATTTCctgaaaataatgaagataGTTCAACTCCGTCGAACTTTGACAAACTTATGAGTTTACATGAAGAAGATGATCCAGGTGGTAATGAAGCTATTGATggtgaaagagaaattaatttctgtgAGATACCTGAACCGCCCGATATAAATGATAGCGAAGATCAAATGGAATTCGTACCTACGGACTTTTTAGAACAGGAACAAGATATAGTCGAAGAAACTGAAATAGCCACGAACAAAGATTGCAAAGAAGAAACCAGAGAGGATAGTTCAGTTGAACTTGAAGGAAATGGagtgaaaaaagaacaatgttcaaaagaaaaaaaaccagTTTAG